The Nostoc sp. NIES-3756 DNA window TTCGTTATTTCTTCTATTCTCATACCAAAACATTCTGCAAATCTCGTTGTATAAATACGAAATTTCAACCCTTTGTTAGCATTATTTTCTACTGGGATTAAAGTAAATATAGTTTTGCCACCTTTTTTCAAAGCCAAGGAACTTCTTGTTGTTGAGACAACAGTAAAATATTTACCTACCAAATTATGATAAAGTTTATCGTATATGTTTTCTACTCCATTTTTTATAGCAATCTCTGATAGTTCTTCATAAGATAAATTTGGCTGTCTCTTGGAATTATTTTGTCGCTGCGTATTTTCTTCTACCTGATGTGGCTCAATTAAAAATACTCTTGCCAAAAGTTATCTACCATCTAAACTAAGGAAATATTGAAAAGTCACGGCATTAATACTTACGCCATAACTTTCTGATAAGTAATTAATAATCCTTTCCGAGCTACTATCTATTTCAGATGCAACTATTAAGATATGATGATTAGTATTAAGAATTTCAGGTACTTCAGAATTAAAAGTTTTTTGAAATACTTTATCAAGTTCTAGGTCAAATTTATTTGTTAGGTAACTGTTAGCAATATTAGTAATAGTGTCATTTGCTAAATGTTTTACCCAAGAAGCATAGTCCAATGCCTGAGCAGTAACTTCTCTAGGAGTTTTATCACGTTTTAACTCTATAATAACAATATCACCTTTTTTATCTAGACATAAAAGGTCTATAAATCCCCCATAATCTGTTTTGACCTCTTTCCCTATCACTAATAAATCATGGGAAATAATAGAAACATCTTGTTCTAGCCAGTCTTGTATGCGCTGTTCAAGGTTAAGTTTAGATTTTTTAATTTCGCTAAGAATGCCTGAGGAAGTAACATCCCAAATTCTAATATCTTGTGACATGGCAGTTAACCTGGAAATAAATCAAGCCAAGTTAACATACCTTGCTAATTTATGTCTACTATTTGCCAGAATCTTGTTGATTTTGAATTGCTACTATTTCATTAGCATTTAAAATGACAACTTTCCCATCCTGCATAATGCTAATTGATCGCCCTAGCTTACGATGTCTTTCTATCGCAGCAGCAATTGCGGCTTTAACTCCAGTGTCGATTTTACTATGTAGATTTTTCATTTCTTCTTCAGTCATTATCTACCTTTGTGATTTGTCTCCAGAGTGGTTTCAAAAGCAAAATCACTACCTGAATTAGATAAAGTCCGTAGTCTTTGAATCATTAATCTTCCCGCTTCAATAGCCATCGACTGAGGATTTAATGGCGATAAGCCAGCAGCCATAGCATCTGCATTTACATACTCAAAGCAGTCCAAAAAATTTGGTAATAAATTCATGGAAACGGTGGTTTTTCCTGAACCATTTGCACCGCCAATAATATACAGACTCGGCATTTTTACGCTTTACGTATTCCTCCAGCCATTAAAAAACCAATTTCTTCCACTGTCGCCGTTTGTGCATCCAAAATTGCGACAAACTCACCTCTGTAGATTACAGTAATGCGATCGCTCATTGCCATCACTTCTTCTAGCTCAGTAGAAATATACAATATTGCCGCACCGCGATCGCGTTCTGCTAACAGCCGTGAATGAACTGCACTTATCGCTCCCACATCTAACCCCCGTGTGGGTTGCATTGCCACAATTAAATCTGGTTCTCCCGCCAGTTCTCGCGCCAGTACTACCTTTTGTTGATTTCCCCCGGATAGCTGGCTTACCTTGATATCTTCCCCAGTCGCACGAATATCAAATTGAGCCATTGCAACTTGAGCATGACTTTTAATTGTTACAGGTTGTAATAATAAATTACGGCAAAATGACGAGTTTTTAAAAGTATTTAAAATTAAGTTTTGGGCAATGTTAAACTGCATTACCAAACCCATTTTTTGCCTATCTTCAGGAATGTAACCTATTCCCTGAGGAGTCCCAGAGTTATGCAATTCAACTTTACCTTTAATGATAGGTCTTAAATTGGCGATCGCATCTGCTAATTCTCGCTGTCCATTACCATCTACACCAGCAATTCCTAAAATTTCCCCTGCTTGCAGTTGAAAGGAAATATTACAGACAGTCACAACACCTCTATCATCAGCAACTTGTAAATTTTGGACTGACAATACCGTCTTTCCTGGTACAAACGCAGATTTATTAACTTGTAAAGCTACTTCCTTTCCTACCATTAACTCTGCTAATTTCTGAGGAGTCACTTCATTAG harbors:
- a CDS encoding ABC transporter ATP-binding protein, producing the protein MYLRLENISKRFNSFIANDNISLSVDAGKIHGILGENGAGKTTLMNIISGLYQPDDGKIYLQDKQVKINSPNAAIKLGIGMIYQHFMLVPQLTVTENIILGTEQSWRLNLRQKQQEIAALSQTYGLEIDPIAKVEDLPVGTQQRVEILKVLYRQAKLLILDEPTAVLTPTEVESLINILRQLAAAGNTIIFISHKLEEVINLCDTVTVLRRGKVVGTAKTNEVTPQKLAELMVGKEVALQVNKSAFVPGKTVLSVQNLQVADDRGVVTVCNISFQLQAGEILGIAGVDGNGQRELADAIANLRPIIKGKVELHNSGTPQGIGYIPEDRQKMGLVMQFNIAQNLILNTFKNSSFCRNLLLQPVTIKSHAQVAMAQFDIRATGEDIKVSQLSGGNQQKVVLARELAGEPDLIVAMQPTRGLDVGAISAVHSRLLAERDRGAAILYISTELEEVMAMSDRITVIYRGEFVAILDAQTATVEEIGFLMAGGIRKA
- a CDS encoding endonuclease NucS domain-containing protein, whose protein sequence is MSQDIRIWDVTSSGILSEIKKSKLNLEQRIQDWLEQDVSIISHDLLVIGKEVKTDYGGFIDLLCLDKKGDIVIIELKRDKTPREVTAQALDYASWVKHLANDTITNIANSYLTNKFDLELDKVFQKTFNSEVPEILNTNHHILIVASEIDSSSERIINYLSESYGVSINAVTFQYFLSLDGR